A DNA window from Anastrepha obliqua isolate idAnaObli1 chromosome 5, idAnaObli1_1.0, whole genome shotgun sequence contains the following coding sequences:
- the LOC129247655 gene encoding zinc finger protein 39, with product MDYNIHKICRVCLEEGALTSIYSTEFAMMPCTMLMMCAKIRVYKSDGLPAVICNNCIYRLGVAYHFKQECENSDMRLRQYLGLQDRGYGCCDAETNTDLPITTLGNKTHTFLEPDSEDESDVGDNVKKNKRRSRYQRKPPEEHKRRGPKPIPKLPQTCFECNKTFKCAAQLQMHLRTHTGEKPFACNYCPRRFAQKYNLHIHQRTHTGERPFQCEICSKQFSALGNFQAHQKIHTGIRDQLCPVCQKAFYSAGDLSKHMVTHTQLKNHHCDICGKSFSRQRDMQAHKRKQHALQERSEDDEDEAVDTTCPEPVVVVGGTVPDNVVPGTSVLHESFKCPDCDKEFSSASSLSVHFRTHANSNLLNLPLTTQMQHHYHAPPPPPPPPPTHATLTHDGLHHTHHLSLNTSLQPNHPTHMAHHPSMAHMLAAAQPPPPPPPTPSAQSSATLSMMHAAQRLHPF from the exons atggattataatattcataaaatatgtcGGGTCTGCCTAGAAGAGGGTGCTCTTACGTCCATTTATAGCACTGAATTTGCGATGATGCCTTGCACAATGTTGATGATGTGCGCTAAAATAAGG GTTTATAAAAGTGATGGTTTACCGGCAGTTATATGCAATAATTGCATTTATCGATTGGGCGTGGCGTATCATTTCAAGCAGGAGTGTGAGAACTCCGATATGAGACTGCGGCAGTACCTGGGCCTGCAAGACCGAGGATACGG TTGTTGTGATGCCGAGACTAATACAGACTTGCCTATTACAACATTGGGTAATAAAACCCACACATTTTTGGAACCCGATTCTGAGGACGAATCGGATGTGGGCGATAATGTGAAAaagaa taAGCGCCGTTCACGTTACCAACGCAAACCGCCTGAAGAGCATAAGCGACGTGGTCCAAAACCCATACCAAAACTACCCCAAACATGTTTTGAATGCAATAAGACCTTCAAATGCGCCGCACAACTGCAGATGCATTTGCGCACACATACTGGCGAGAAGCCATTTGCTTGCAACTATTGTCCTCGACGATTCGCGCAAAAGTACAATCTGCACATTCATCAGCGTACACATACCGGCGAGCGTCCATTTCAATGTGAGATTTGCTCTAAACAATTTTCGGCGCTGGGCAATTTTCAGGCGCATCAAAAGATACACACTGGCATACGTGATCAACTGTGTCCGGTATGTCAGAAGGCCTTCTACAGCGCCGGCGACCTCTCTAAACATATGGTCACGCACACACAGTTAAAGAATCACCATTGCGATATATGTGGCAAATCATTCAGTCGGCAACGTGATATGCAAGCTCACAAACGAAAACAGCATGCACTACAAGAGCGAAGCGAAGATGACGAGGATGAGGCAGTTGATACCACTTGTCCTGAACCGGTGGTAGTAGTCGGTGGTACAGTGCCCGATAATGTAGTGCCGGGCACTTCCGTACTTCACGAAAGCTTCAAATGTCCCGACTGTGATAAAGAGTTCAGTTCGGCGAGCAGTTTAAGTGTCCATTTTCGCACGCATGCCAATAGTAATTTGTTGAATTTGCCACTAACCACTCAAATGCAACATCATTATcatgcaccaccaccaccgcctcCTCCACCACCAACGCATGCTACTCTCACCCACGACGGCCTACATCACACGCATCATTTGTCGTTGAACACGTCACTGCAGCCCAACCATCCAACACATATGGCACATCATCCGTCTATGGCGCATATGTTGGCAGCAGCGCAACCTCCACCTCCACCGCCCCCAACGCCATCAGCGCAAAGTAGTGCCACACTAAGTATGATGCATGCAGCACAGCGGTTGCATCCATTCTAA
- the LOC129247550 gene encoding 60S ribosomal protein L34 encodes MVQRLTLRRRLSYNTKSNRRRIVRTPGGRLVYQYVKKNKTVPKCGQCKEKLKGIRPTRPCERSRLSKRQKTVARTYGGVLCHRCLRERIVRAFLIEEQKIVKALKSQRELVKVVKPVAEKKPAKAQASKTAGGKSAAKKPAQKSTGKSKK; translated from the exons ATGGTTCAACGCTTGACTTTGAGAAGACGTCTGTCGTATAACACCAAATCCAACAGGAGACGTAT TGTACGTACACCTGGCGGTCGTCTGGTATACCAATATGTGAAGAAGAATAAGACCGTGCCAAAGTGTGGTCAATGTAAAGAGAAGCTAAAGGGTATCCGCCCCACACGCCCATGCGAACGTTCTCGCCTGTCGAAACGTCAAAAGACCGTTGCCCGTACCTATGGAGGTGTTTTGTGCCACAGGTGTCTCCGCGAGCGTATCGTGCGTGCTTTCCTTATCGAGGAACAAAAGATCGTGAAGGCGCTAAAGAGCCAACGTGAATTGGTGAAGGTGGTCAAGCCCGTTGCAGAGAAAAAACCCGCCAAGGCGCAAGCTAGTAAAACAGCGGGAGGTAAATCGGCTGCTAAGAAACCCGCCCAGAAATCCACTGGCAAATCCAAGAAGTAA
- the LOC129247630 gene encoding glia maturation factor beta, with the protein MGDSKICDISDDVRDALKKFRFRKSTANSALILKVDREKQLVVLDELLEDISVDELQETLPGHQPRYVIYTYKMIHDDQRISYPMCFIFYTPRDSQIELQMMYACTKSALQREVDLTRVYEIRELDELTEEWLREKLK; encoded by the exons atg GGCGATAGCAAAATTTGTGACATTAGCGATGATGTGCGTGACGCATTAAAAAAGTTTCGCTTCCGTAAAAGTACTGCCAACTCTGCACTAATAT taaaagtcGATCGCGAAAAGCAACTTGTTGTTTTGGACGAACTCTTGGAAGATATCTCCGTGGATGAGTTGCAAGAAACACTGCCAGGACATCAGCCTCGTTACGTCATTTACACATACAAAATGATTCACGATGACCAAAGAATTTCATATCCGATGTGTTTTATATTCTACACTCCGCGCGACAGCCAG ATTGAACTGCAAATGATGTATGCTTGTACCAAAAGTGCCCTCCAACGCGAGGTAGATTTGACGCGTGTCTATGAAATACGTGAATTAGATGAACTTACTGAGGAATGGCTCAGGGAAAAACTCAAGTAA